Proteins from a single region of Pongo pygmaeus isolate AG05252 chromosome 3, NHGRI_mPonPyg2-v2.0_pri, whole genome shotgun sequence:
- the FBXO8 gene encoding F-box only protein 8, with protein MDRTTGLQMGQGLWRVVRNQQLQQEGYSEQGYLTREQSRRMAASNISNTNHRKQVQGGIDIYHLLKARKSKEQEGFINLEMLPPELSFTILSYLNATDLCLASCVWQDLANDELLWQGLCKSTWGHCSIYNKNPPLGFSFRKLYMQLDEGSLTFNANPDEGVNYFMSKGILDDSPKEIAKFIFCTRTLNWKKLRIYLDERRDVLDDLVTLHNFRNQFLPNALREFFRHIHAPEERGEYLETLITKFSHRFCACNPDLMRELGLSPDAVYVLCYSLILLSIDLTSPHVKNKMSKREFIRNTRRAAQNISEDFVGHLYDNIYLIGHVAA; from the exons gCTTGCAGATGGGTCAAGGGTTGTGGAGAGTGGTCAGAAACCAGCAGCTACAACaagaaggctacagtgagcaagGCTACCTCACCAGAGAGcagagcaggagaatggctgcgAGCAACATTTCTAACACCAATCATCGTAAACAAGTCCAAGGAGGCATTGACATATATCATCTTTTGAAGGCAAGGAAATCAAAAGAACAGGAAGGATTCATTAATTTGGAAATGTTGCCTCCTGAGCTAAGTTTTACCATCTTGTCCTACCTGAATGCAACTGACCTTTGCTTGGCTTCATGTGTTTGGCAGGACCTTGCGAATGATGAACTTCTCTGGCAAGG GTTGTGCAAATCCACTTGGGGTCACTGTTCCATATACAATAAGAACCCACCTTTaggattttcttttagaaaattgtATATGCAGCTGGATGAAGGCAGCCTCACCTTTAATGCCAACCCAGATGAG GGAGTGAACTACTTTATGTCCAAGGGTATCCTAGATGATTCACCAAAGGAAATAGCAAAGTTTATCTTCTGTACAAGAACactaaattggaaaaaactgaGAATCTATCTTGATgaaag gaGAGATGTCTTGGATGACCTTGTAACATTGCATAATTTTAGAAATCAGTTCTTGCCAAATGCACTGAGAGAATTTTTTCGTCATATCCATGCCCCTGAAGAGCGTGGAGAGTATCTTGAAACTCTTATAACAAAGTTCTCACATAGATTCTGTGCTTGCAACCCTGATTTAATGCGAGAACTTGGCCTTAGTCCtg atGCTGTCTATGTACTGTGCTACTCTttgattctactttccattgaCCTCACTAGCCCTCATGTGaagaataaaatgtcaaaaagagAATTTATTCGAAATACCCGTCGCGCTGCTCAAAATATTAGTGAAGATTTTGTAGGGCATCTTTATGACAATATCTACCTTATTGGCCATGTGGCTGCATAA